The Thermodesulfovibrio sp. 3462-1 genome contains the following window.
TTTACATTATTTCTGACGAGATATATGAAAAATTGATTTATGATGGCGGAAAACACATAAGTATTGCATCTTTAAGTGAAGAAGTTAAAAATAAAACCATCGTTGTAAATGGATTGAGTAAATCCCATGCAATGACTGGCTGGAGAATTGGATATGCAGCAGGACCAGAAGAGATTATAAAAACCATGACAAAAATACAGAGTCAGTCCACATCAAATCCAACCTCCATTGCCCAGAAAGCAGCAGTTGCAGCATTGAGAGGACCTCAGAATTGTGTGGCTGAGATGCGTCAGGAGTTTGAAAAAAGAAGAGACCATCTTGTGAAAGAGTTAAACAGCATTCCAGGCATTTCCTGCAAAATGCCAAAAGGTGCCTTTTATGCTTTTCCGAATATAGAAAAAATTCTTGGAAAAAACGGAATAAATTCATCAATGGATTTAAGCATCTATCTACTTGAAAAAGCCCTTGTAGCAGTTGTGCCAGGTTCTGCCTTTGGTGCTGAAGGATATATAAGAATATCCTATGCAACGAGCATGGAAAATCTGTCAAAAGGCATTAATAGAATACGCAAAGCATTGGAAGAACTTAGATGAAATGTGGATATGTTGCATTAATTGGAAGACCTAATGTTGGTAAATCAACACTTCTGAATACAGTTGTTGGAGAGAAAATTGCCATTGTCACGGAAAAGCCCCAGACAACAAGAAATAGAATTATTGGAATAAAAAATCTTGCCCATGCTCAGATTATCTTTGTTGACACACCAGGAATTCACAGACCAAGACATAAACTTGGTGAATTCATGGTTAAAGAAGCTCATCAGGCAATGGATATGGTTGACTTAATAGTTTTTATGGTAGACCCAGTGAACCCTTCTGAAACTGAATTTTCAATTATTGAA
Protein-coding sequences here:
- a CDS encoding pyridoxal phosphate-dependent aminotransferase, translating into MLAERTKKIKPSATLAVDSRAKELKAKGMDVINFGVGEPDFDTPEHIKEAAIKAIKDGFTKYTPVGGIDELKEAIIEKLERDNGLKYEKANILVSCGAKHSLYNIAQALFGPGDEVIIPAPYWVSYPDQVLLNDAKPVIVETTEDNDFMLSVEILKENITSRTKAIILNSPSNPTGFIYTKKALEEIAEIALKHNLYIISDEIYEKLIYDGGKHISIASLSEEVKNKTIVVNGLSKSHAMTGWRIGYAAGPEEIIKTMTKIQSQSTSNPTSIAQKAAVAALRGPQNCVAEMRQEFEKRRDHLVKELNSIPGISCKMPKGAFYAFPNIEKILGKNGINSSMDLSIYLLEKALVAVVPGSAFGAEGYIRISYATSMENLSKGINRIRKALEELR